The Primulina eburnea isolate SZY01 chromosome 12, ASM2296580v1, whole genome shotgun sequence genome includes the window GGTTTTAAGTTTTATACATGTGCATCTCATGTTTTCAAATAATTCTTGACGTTTTTGGGAATTTTTGAAGGAGGGATGCAAACCAAGAGATTCAAGCATCAATCTAGATGTTTAAGTGTAGATTGTGAAGGGGTAAGAGCCAATAGAGAGGCTAGAAGTGCTAGAATACTAGACCGAGTGGGAGGTCTTCAGGTGGCTTGGTCTCCTTCGGCTAAGTGGGTTGCATGGGGTCCTAGCCATGGTTTGGAAGGTTGGTTTACTGTCCTAGGAAGTTCATGGTCGGGGTCAGTTAATGCTTGGATGGGCTAAAGCATAGCTGTGGCAATAAGTCCACAAGCTACCATCTTGGGTTTTTTTTCTCGCGTGTGGTTCTAGGGGCTAGGGGACGGTGGAAAGGGCAAGACCGGGGGCTAGGACGTGCCTTAGGGTCCTTGTGAGGTTTTGGTGTTAATCATGAGTCAAGCCAAGGGCAACAGAAGCGGTAGGAGCGTGTGAGACCCTGCTGCATGCAAGAAGCGCGTGCGGCGCAACGCTGGATCGTGGAGTCTAAGTCTTAGTGCGTCTGGTCTAAGCCCAAAATGGCCTGGTCACGGGCTGGTGGGTCTGGTCTGAGTCCAAAAAGGCCTAGTCACAGGCTTAATTTGGGTCTAAGGAAGAGGTCTAGTGCCTAGTTCGGGCTCGTTTTTAGGCGTGGTCGGTTCAGAGTCGTAAAATGTCCCAATGTGTCAAAATAGAGACGAAATGGGCCTAGGTTAAAGTTCTTACTCATTTTTCGGTTTTAATTGGGGATTGGAGATTTCCATTAGCTTAAATTGGGTCATGAGGTGTTAATAAATTTCTGGTCTCGGGTTGGTTTGAGTCGGAAGGGTATTTTGGTCGTTTGTTTGCCCGAAAACGCGAAAACAGGGGTATAAGAGTCGTTCCGTGAGCGAATCAAATCAATTTTGAAACATGGATCCTAAATTGAAATTTCCAGCAAGATCTGgacattttaatatttttaaagttttgaaattGAGTCGTTACCGTTAAGTCAAAGTCCGGGGTCGTCTCGGTAAGTATAGAGTTGAATCGTGTGCGGTCGGTTCGAGGAAAGCCGGTGTCGGTTTGAAACTTCCTAAAACAATCTCATATCATGTTATGTGCTATTTTTATAAGTtttattatatatgcatgatataagctatttttataagttttaatgtatttgtatgtttattctatttttagtattttcgACTTATAGGAATGTCATAAGCCATTCTTTTGAAGTTTTAATGAATATGGaaattatgaatgtttttaagatatgaaaaagtaaaggaaaatatttttgaagaatGTGAATTGATCGTAACTTTAAAGTAGTAAGGAATCCGTTGAAAACGGGTACAGTGACCTTGCAAGGAAAAGAGAGTGAACCGTCAAAAATGAGGGCTGAAATCTTAATAATAATGGATCCGTTGAAGAATTGAACGATGAAGTTATTTTATGATAGTCGGAGGGATCGTCGAAGAAATGGACATTGAACCCCGCGGCCTAGTACAATGgtttatagattgatcaatTGACTTAATGTTGTCACTATCGAGGATCATATTTCACTTAAAATGTCATTTTTATGGAAAATTTCatatttatgcatgatttataaggttgaatatttttaaaggttGCAGGAGATGATAATGATGTTGAGTCGTGAGGTGCGGATTATCGAGCCATCTGGGAGGTACAGAGCATACCCGGGGATAATGAAATTCCgcatatgttaaagattttaatgacattatggattattgttttatttacagactgATAGGATGCTAGAATTTATTGAGTTTAAATCTTAGAATTTTATTGCTTTATTTGCTAATTCCGCATGATTGAATATGGATAGTatgatgttttgtttattgattatatttgctagtttatttatgataaattaattatgcATGTTCTAGGAATTTagaaaattgttaaaaaaactagcatataattaaatgaatgtagAAGTTAGgatcgtttcagttggtatcagagcggtggttcttGAAAACGATTATGCATGCTGCAATTTCTGAGGAGCTCGAGAAGTCACACCACAagtttgtaaattttattgctATAAATTTAACTATCTGGATATACTTGCTTATATGAATGTCAGAGATAAATGTTAGAcgccttttattttaaaactgcATGATGGTTATGTGTTGGGTCGTACAGCTTATACAGATATGACTCCTAGACGAGTTCTTCGCAAAGAGAGTAAGGATAGGTTGGAAGGAGGAGACAGGAAGGAGGAGAAGATTCCACCGCCTCCTTCTAATCAGGATACTAGTGTTCGTGTGCTAGCTAGTATGGCTCGACTACTGGAGCAGCATGTCAGGGATGCTGTGAAGGTCCGACCATAGGCTGTTTATGACAGTTCAGGAGGATGTAACCCGAGAAATTTATTGGTACCACTGATCCATTTGCGGCGGAGGGATGGATCGGGTCTTTGGAGTTGATCTTTAGATATATGGATATGGCAGACGCCAATCGAGTTTGTTATACCGTTTATCTGCTGAAGGGTGATGCTTCCTCATGGTAGGAGGGAGCAGAGAGAGGAGTGAATCTGGCGACGTTGACTTGGGAGGACTTCAAAAGGTTATTCTTCGAGAAGTTCTTCACTGTCGATGTCCGTTCGAGGTTGAAGAGGGAGTTCATGAGTCTCCGTCAGGGGGATTCATCTGTTGCTGACTTCGTCCAGAAGTTTGACCGAGGCTGTCACTTTGTACTCTTGATTGAAAATGATGTTGCAGAAAAGTTACGACATTTCTTGGATGGTTTGAGTCCGAAGATCCGTCAGGATGTGTTATTGGCATACTCGATCGACTATAATGCTGCGGTTACTAGGGCCTAACGAGCTAAACATTCATTAAAGGACATTGAGTGTTAGATGCAGCGCAAGAAAAACCGTGCTCAGCATCCAATTCAACAGAATAAGAAGCCATTCACGGGTCCCAACAGGAGTCAAGGTCAGCAAATCCCTCAGGGAGCGCCGAAGCAGAATAAGAAACCAGGTGTTCCGAAGACTGATGTAAAGCCACTGTGCAAAGAATGCAACCACCAGTTCTTTGGTAAATGTATGTGGAGACTGGGAAGTGCTGCAAATGCGGTGTGCCAGAGCATCTGGCCCTCAATTTCCTTAAGCTTCAGGCGCCTGCAACTGGATGGTCATATGTTATGCATGCAGAGGAGACTGAGCTTGATACTACTCTCATCACatgtaatgtttaattaaaGTCAGCATTTTACTTTGCCAATTTATTTGATTACTAGGTGGTATGTTGTTATTTCTTGTGGTGTAAGGAATGATTGTTGACTAACTTAGCAACTATTATAAATATCTAGACTATTAACCctataaattcataattttgtgcatttattagttaataagtttttttttcagATTATTGTAATTTATGGAAGGATCTATCTTGAGGGTGTAGCCATGAATGCTCTATTAGATTtggagctacacattcttttATTCTTGAATCTTTTGTGAGCCGTATGAGGGTCACACCCAAGAAGTTGCATTTGGGATTTAGAGTTATGGTACCTTCGGGTGAGGAGATATTGTCATCTAGCGTAGTTCGAGGTGTAGAGATCAATATGCATGGCtattctattcgagcagatcTTATTGTACTTACTATGCCTGAGTTCGACATTATCTTGGGTATGGATTTGTTTGCAGCAAATGGAGCTTCGATCGACTTCCGTCGAAGGACCGTATCTTTTAATCTAGTGAACGGGGAGTCTTTCTTATTTGAGGTAGCTCGGAGCAGTGTTGTGTCACGCATTATCTCTTGCTTGCGCGCGAGGAAGTTGATGATTAAGGGATGTAAAGTTTATCTAGCTAGTGTTATCTCAATTCCAGACACTGCCAGTCGGTCTATTGAGGAGGTGGAGATAGTTAGAGAATTCCCTGATATTTTTCCTAACGATGTGACTGGCGTTCCACCAgcgagagaggtggagttttctatcgaGTTGATGTCGGGTACCATGCCAATTTCTAAGGCTCCTTATCTTCTTGCACCTATGGAGatgaaatatttgaaagatcatgTTCAGATTTGTTAGAGAAGgtttttattcgtccgagttcatCTCCATGGGACATGCCAGTTctctttgtgaagaagaatGATGGTAGTCTGAGActctgtattgattactgaaAGTTGAACCAAGTgaccgtgaagaacaagtatctgtTGCGGAGGATCGAAGACCTGTTTGACTAGTTACAATGAGCTTCGATGTTCTCGAAGATAGATTTTCGTTCCGGTTATCATCAGTTTAAAGTCAAAGAAGCGGATATTCATAAGACGGCCTTCAAAATTTGTTATGGACACTACGAATTTCTTACGATGCCATTTGGGCTGATAAATGCCCCCAtcgattttcatggatctcattaaTCGTGTTTTTCAGCCATATTTTGATCAGTTATTCAGAGATGACATTATGATCTATTCGAGAAGTCGTGGGGAGCACATCCAGCATCTGAGGACGGCTCTGCAGGTGCTTCGAGATCGAAAGTTGTTCGccaagttcagcaagtgtgagTTCTTGGGCCACATTATTTCGAAGGATGGAGTAAAGGTCGAGCCGTCTAAAGTCGAAGCTGTGAAGGAGTGGTCAGTGCCTAAGAATTTatccgagattcgcagtttcttaGGCCTGGCTGATTATTATCGCAAGTTTATCAAGGGATTTTCGTCTATTACAATGCCTTTGACAGCTCTGACGAAGAAAACTAtcaagtttgtgtggagtgccGAGTGTGAGAACAGTTTCGAGAAGTTGAAACAAGCACTTACTGCAGCACCAGTTCTAGCGATGCCTTCCGCGCAAGGAGATTATGTGCTATACACTGATggttcgaagctcggtttaggaaCCGTGCTGATGCAGAATGTTAGAGTGATCACCTATGCGTCGACCGCTGATgattcatgagaagaactatCTGAAGCACGATCTTGAATTAGCTGTAGttgtttttgcattgaagatctgAAGACATTACTTGTACAGTGAGAAATGCAAGATTTacaccgatcacaagagcctcaaTTATTTCTTTACTCataaggagctgaacatgaggcagtgGCGATGGTTGGAGTTggtcaaagactatgattgtgacattaccTAGCACCTGGGGAAACCTCGCGTGGTGGCCgatgcattgagcaggaagACAGCAGTAGTAGGCCATCTAGAAGTATAGAGACCTCTGTAGACAGAGATTCAGAGGTTCGACCTTGAGATTTATGCTAGTGGTCATGCTCCAAGGTTATCTACTTTGGCGGTTCAGTCCACTCTTAGAGACCACATTCGTACTGAGCAGTCTACTGATGACCAGTTACAGAAGTGGAAGACGAGGTCGAAGGGCAGTACCTTGTATCCGGTGGAGgaaggcattgtcaaatatagAGGTTGTTTTTGGGTGCTTAATGGGGATACGTTGAGAGTTATATTCTGACGGAGGCACATGCTTCGCCATACTCTATCCACCCAGagagtacaaagatgtatatACAGTTACTCTATTGGTGGCTAGGCATGAAGAGAGACATTCTGTGGTTTGTGTCGagatgcctcacttgtcagcaggtgaaggtgGAGAATCATAGACCAGCAGGGTTGATGAGACATCTCCCTATTCccaagtggaagtgggagaatattacgaTGACAGCGAAGGGATGCACTGATATTCGTGTGATCGTGGATTGTCTGactaaatcagcgcatttccTACTAGTGAAAATGACATACTCTATGTCACAGTATGCCGAgctatatattcgagagatagtaAGACTACATGAGATTCCAGTGTCTATTGTATCCGACAGAAATTTGCATTTTACTTCATTGTTCTGGAAGAGTCTTCATTCTGCTATGGGGAGCAAGCTATTGTTTAGCACGACCTTTCATCCGCAGAATGACGACCAACCAGAGAGGGTGATCCAGATTTTGTAGGACTTGCTACGAGCTTATGTGTTCGAATTCCAGGGTAGTTGGGAGCCAAAGCTGCCGCTAGTGGAatttacctataacaacagctatcggtcgtctataggtatggcttcCTACGAGGCTCTTTACGGGAAGAATTGTAGGTcaccgattcattgggatgaggttggagaatGAGCCGAGGTTGGACCGGATATTGTTCAGCAGAATGCAGATTTGGCAGTCAAGATCCAGGATAGGATGAAGGTGATGCCGAGtagacaaaagagttatgcagacAAGAGGAGGATAGATCTTGAGTTTTCCATTGGTGATCACGTCGTTttcaagatagcacccatgaagggagTTATGCGGTTTGGGAAGAAGGGCAAGCTCAGTCTGCGGTTTATTGGAACATTTGAGTTCTTGGAAAGGGTGGGAGCATTGGCATACAAGGTGGCCTTACCACCTAATCTAGCTGGAGTTCACAATGTCTTCCACATTTCTATACTCCACAAGTACATGTCaaatccatcacatgtactaaaTTATGAGCCACTGCAACTTACTCCAAACTTGTCCTACGATGAGAAACCAACTCAGATCTTAGTCAAGCAGGAGAGGAGACTGCGTGATAAGGTGATAAGATGGttaaggtcaagtggctgaatcatccAGATGAGAAAGCTAATTGGAAGACTGAGATCGACATGAGGAGCAACTACCCTGATATTTTCGGTGAGTAATGATTtggaggacgaaattcttttaagagggggaggaattgtaacgCCCAAAAACCCAAACAaacaaaccacatgcatgcatgaaaattaattataatttattttattaagtggtCTAAAGGTATGTTTAGGTATTTGTATGATTTAATGGGTAGTAGATCAAATGTTATGAATTTGAACTTTCTGCAGTCGAATATGCGGTGTACGGTCGAGGCGAGAGTACTGGGGACTATTTTGAGAAAATGTTTattcttttaaattttaggaATTTTAGATTCAAGATTTAGTAAACCAAAATATGAAAGTGGCAAATTTATAGATAGTAAGGAACGAGCTTTAATCGGTAACAAACTTTTGCTAGAAAATGATAACTTTCGGGTTTACGGTTCCGGAAACCAGTGAcaccaaatatttttaattatcattTGGACTTCTAGTGGATTAATTAtggatttaattaaatatttaataggtCTAGATCATTAGAGATTAATTAAAAGAATTATAGGCCTTTAATTTAACCTAAAAACCCACCTAGTAACTTAACTAAAAACCTAGCTAAACTCACACCCTCACACACACCTCTTTCACTTGCAGCACACACAAATCACACACACTAAACCCTAGGGTGGCCGAGACCCGTTCGTCTCTCGTCGTGCCGTCACTCATTATTCATAAGAACAAACGATCAAGGCATGTTTTATGTGCACCATTCACTCCATATTATTGCATGTGTTTgattttttgagtgaaagttCATGACAACGATGGTTTTAAGTTTTATACATGTGCATCTCatgttttaataaataattcttGACTTTTTGGGAATTGTTGAAGAAGGAATGCAAAACAAGAGATTCAAGGGCCCGTCTAGACGTTAAGGGTAGATCATGGAGGGGTAAGAGCCAAGAGAGAAGCTGGAAGTGCAGGAATATGCGTGCAGGCCGAGGGGGATGTCTTCGGGTTGCTTGGGCTCCTACGGATAAGGGGGCTGCATGGGGTCCTAGCCATGGTTTGGAGGGTTTTTTTAGGGTCCTAGGAAGGTCATGGTTGGTGTTAGTCATGGCTTGGATGGGCTGGAGCATCATTGTGGCTGTGAGTCCACAAGATGCCGTCTTGGGCTGTTTTTGATTGCGTGTGGTTCTAGGGGCTAGGGGATAGTGGAAAGGGCTA containing:
- the LOC140806737 gene encoding uncharacterized protein; this encodes MVPSGEEILSSSVVRGVEINMHGYSIRADLIVLTMPEFDIILGMDLFAANGASIDFRRRTVSFNLVNGESFLFEVARSSVVSRIISCLRARKLMIKGCKVYLASVISIPDTASRSIEEVEIVREFPDIFPNDVTGVPPAREVEFSIELMSGTMPISKAPYLLAPMEMKYLKDHVQIC
- the LOC140806738 gene encoding uncharacterized protein, whose protein sequence is MKVMPSRQKSYADKRRIDLEFSIGDHVVFKIAPMKGVMRFGKKGKLSLRFIGTFEFLERVGALAYKVALPPNLAGVHNVFHISILHKYMSNPSHVLNYEPLQLTPNLSYDEKPTQILVKQERRLRDKVIRWLRSSG